The following are encoded together in the Arcobacter aquimarinus genome:
- a CDS encoding glycoside hydrolase family protein — protein MDLTKLKQSIIRFEGLKLKPYKCPADKLSIGYGRNLEDNGITINEAIFMLENDLLNIKLELEDKLPVFNQLDDVRQNVLIEMAYNMGVPKLLGFKNTIDYLEVAIFSLNNGDFGVAKSHFLFASEEMLNSKWHEQHKEYDLIDGKANNNGLLRSEYLSKLMKEGKY, from the coding sequence ATGGATTTAACAAAATTAAAACAATCAATAATAAGATTTGAGGGATTAAAATTAAAACCTTACAAATGCCCCGCTGATAAACTAAGTATAGGTTATGGTAGAAACTTAGAAGATAATGGAATAACAATCAATGAAGCAATTTTTATGTTAGAAAATGATTTGTTAAATATTAAATTAGAACTAGAAGATAAACTTCCAGTTTTTAATCAGCTTGATGATGTTAGGCAAAATGTCCTAATCGAAATGGCTTATAATATGGGTGTTCCTAAACTTCTAGGATTTAAAAATACAATAGATTATTTAGAGGTTGCAATTTTTTCTCTTAATAATGGTGATTTTGGTGTAGCTAAATCACATTTTCTTTTTGCAAGTGAAGAAATGCTAAATTCAAAATGGCATGAACAACATAAAGAATACGATTTAATAGACGGAAAAGCAAATAATAATGGACTTTTAAGGTCTGAATATTTATCAAAATTAATGAAAGAAGGGAAATATTAA
- a CDS encoding tyrosine-type recombinase/integrase produces the protein MTFKTLFNEYINIFKDIQSNSEIVNKNNRFKNHIEPVIGTMEIESIKFKHCQQIVNNIIKVKELSPKTAKNVNAVVQTIFNYAIKNEYTEKNPANHVIIPKFDNKYNIDLSSEQIKSLIDNILTFENDMYRLIFIFALHGRRKSEILKMQYYQLDLTNDIYTIPPQKNKSRKYDSHEMTPLLASELHSYLKTKENIQQKDYLFLNENTNTYFKDIRKPFNQLKDLSNISKMRFHDFRHLLGTESIKKGVPIEHISQALGHSSIEVTQRYITKDAKISKKVVSSLLDTFVSKDEK, from the coding sequence ATGACATTTAAAACCCTTTTTAATGAATATATAAATATCTTTAAAGATATTCAATCTAATTCGGAAATTGTAAATAAAAATAATAGATTTAAAAATCATATTGAGCCAGTAATAGGAACTATGGAAATAGAATCTATTAAATTTAAACATTGTCAACAAATAGTAAATAATATAATTAAAGTAAAAGAGTTAAGTCCTAAAACTGCTAAAAATGTAAATGCAGTAGTTCAAACTATTTTTAATTATGCTATTAAAAATGAATATACAGAAAAAAACCCAGCTAATCACGTAATTATCCCAAAATTTGATAATAAATATAATATTGATTTGAGCTCTGAACAAATAAAAAGCCTTATTGATAATATCTTAACTTTTGAAAATGATATGTATAGACTTATATTCATTTTTGCTTTACATGGTAGAAGAAAATCAGAAATTTTAAAAATGCAATATTATCAATTAGACTTAACTAATGATATTTATACTATACCACCTCAAAAGAATAAATCTAGAAAATATGATTCTCATGAAATGACTCCTTTACTTGCTAGCGAATTACATTCTTATCTTAAAACAAAAGAAAATATTCAACAAAAAGATTACTTGTTTTTAAATGAAAATACTAATACCTATTTTAAAGATATTAGAAAACCTTTTAATCAATTAAAAGATTTATCAAATATTTCAAAGATGAGATTTCACGATTTTAGACATCTTCTAGGAACTGAATCAATTAAAAAAGGTGTACCCATAGAACATATTAGTCAAGCTTTAGGACATTCAAGTATAGAAGTAACTCAAAGATATATCACAAAAGATGCAAAGATTTCTAAAAAAGTAGTTTCTAGTTTGTTAGATACTTTTGTTTCAAAGGATGAAAAATGA
- a CDS encoding helix-turn-helix domain-containing protein has translation MLNYDVIINNLIEELKIENESDLSRLMGMSRQSLQNHKARNTIPYKQIIYLCLTNKIDINKIFNNEDNKKTISNHIQKIENQNGLNIQGKNNQVSNIKTDSKKLEIIEKIEKLPPKRQDYYYHVISAEILNLED, from the coding sequence ATGTTAAACTATGATGTAATAATAAATAATTTGATTGAAGAATTAAAAATAGAAAATGAATCCGATTTATCAAGATTAATGGGAATGAGTCGACAATCACTGCAAAATCATAAAGCAAGAAATACAATACCATATAAACAAATAATTTATTTATGTCTAACAAACAAAATAGATATAAACAAAATATTTAATAATGAAGATAACAAAAAAACTATCTCAAACCATATACAAAAAATAGAGAATCAAAACGGATTAAATATTCAAGGAAAGAATAATCAAGTCAGTAATATTAAAACTGATTCTAAAAAATTAGAAATAATTGAAAAAATAGAAAAACTTCCACCAAAAAGACAAGATTACTACTATCACGTAATTTCAGCAGAAATATTGAATTTAGAAGATTGA
- a CDS encoding TonB C-terminal domain-containing protein, translating to MKRYFKILFVFLITINLYSKEKEIIFNNPKLSEVFANEYYISISDRLSAWRPVGKNLKAIVSVMIYNNGNFDYEIIKESESKEFNDILKKFLEEQKKIRYPIYKNRNVKINVDFKSEK from the coding sequence ATGAAAAGATATTTTAAAATATTATTTGTATTTCTAATAACAATTAATTTATACAGCAAAGAAAAAGAAATAATTTTTAACAATCCAAAACTTTCAGAAGTTTTTGCAAATGAATATTATATTAGTATTTCAGATAGATTATCTGCATGGAGACCAGTTGGAAAAAATTTAAAAGCAATCGTATCTGTTATGATTTACAATAATGGAAATTTTGATTATGAAATAATAAAAGAATCAGAATCAAAAGAATTTAATGATATTTTGAAAAAGTTTTTAGAAGAACAAAAAAAAATTAGATATCCTATTTATAAAAACAGAAATGTAAAAATAAATGTAGATTTTAAATCAGAAAAATAA
- a CDS encoding tRNA (cytidine(34)-2'-O)-methyltransferase yields the protein MFNIVLHEPRMPGNVGTIGRLAFALNCTLHLIKPYGFGDITEKEVRRAGLDYWFELDVREYESIEDFWEKNPFNDRHFFATTKTKQIYFESKFEVGDYFYFGREDAGLPQVILNKSLETCITIPMTNNARSLNLANSVSVVCYEALRQNFKDFK from the coding sequence ATGTTTAATATAGTTTTACATGAACCAAGAATGCCTGGAAATGTGGGTACTATTGGAAGACTTGCCTTTGCTTTAAATTGTACTTTACATTTAATTAAACCTTATGGTTTTGGAGATATTACTGAAAAAGAAGTTCGAAGAGCAGGGCTTGATTATTGGTTTGAGCTTGACGTTAGAGAATATGAAAGTATTGAAGATTTTTGGGAGAAAAATCCTTTTAATGATAGACATTTTTTTGCAACTACAAAAACAAAACAGATTTACTTTGAATCAAAATTTGAAGTAGGGGATTATTTTTATTTTGGAAGAGAAGATGCCGGACTTCCTCAAGTTATTTTAAATAAAAGTTTAGAAACATGTATAACAATTCCTATGACAAATAATGCTAGAAGTTTAAATTTAGCAAATTCAGTATCAGTTGTATGTTATGAAGCTTTAAGACAAAATTTTAAGGATTTTAAATAA
- the purU gene encoding formyltetrahydrofolate deformylase, translating to MEEYILLIDTEDAKGLVYNISKVLFANNLNIEQNAEYVDPDTKKFFMRSIISGKVSKNILLKELKEVLPEGASIKLNKKEKKDVVILATKESHVLGDLLIRYVAGELNANIKAVIANHDYLKDLVEKFNIPFTCISAEGLSRDEHEDKMIEKINEYEPELIVLAKYMRILTPKFVETFPKKVLNIHHSFLPAFIGANPYKQAHERGVKIIGATAHYVTNDLDEGPIIFQDVVRVDHSYSWEDMRNAGRNVEKIVLSNAFELLLNDRVFVHGNKTVIL from the coding sequence ATGGAAGAGTATATACTTTTAATTGATACAGAAGATGCGAAAGGACTTGTTTATAATATTTCAAAAGTTCTTTTTGCAAATAATTTAAACATAGAACAAAATGCTGAATATGTTGATCCAGATACTAAAAAATTCTTTATGAGAAGTATCATTTCAGGAAAAGTTTCAAAAAATATTTTACTAAAAGAACTAAAAGAAGTTTTACCAGAAGGTGCTTCAATCAAATTAAATAAAAAAGAGAAAAAAGATGTTGTAATTCTTGCAACAAAAGAGTCTCATGTTTTAGGAGATTTGCTTATTCGTTATGTTGCAGGTGAATTAAATGCAAATATTAAAGCAGTTATTGCAAATCATGATTATTTAAAAGATTTAGTAGAGAAGTTTAATATTCCTTTTACTTGTATAAGTGCTGAAGGTTTAAGTAGAGATGAACATGAAGATAAAATGATTGAAAAAATCAATGAATATGAACCTGAACTTATAGTTTTAGCTAAATATATGAGAATTTTAACTCCTAAATTTGTAGAAACATTTCCTAAAAAAGTTTTAAATATTCATCACTCATTTTTACCTGCATTTATAGGTGCAAATCCATATAAACAAGCTCATGAAAGAGGTGTTAAAATCATAGGTGCAACAGCTCATTATGTTACAAATGATTTGGATGAAGGTCCAATTATTTTTCAAGATGTAGTAAGAGTTGATCATAGTTATTCTTGGGAAGATATGAGAAATGCAGGACGAAATGTGGAAAAAATTGTATTATCAAATGCTTTTGAATTATTATTAAATGATAGGGTTTTTGTTCATGGTAACAAAACGGTGATTTTATAA
- a CDS encoding malic enzyme-like NAD(P)-binding protein — protein sequence MSVKITKNEALDYHKFPNPGKISIATTTKLESQRDLSLAYSPGVAYPCEEIALNPELAFEYTSKRNLVAVISNGTAVLGLGNIGAIASKPVMEGKAVLFKKFAAVDSFDIEVDETNVDKFCEIVKAISPTFGGINLEDIKSPECFEIEKRLVEELEIPVMHDDQHGTAIITSAALLNASEMMNKKIEDMKVVVVGAGASAIACSTMYKELGVKNLIMCDSKGVIHTGRTDLNKYKLDFVSNTITSLEDAFKDADMVLGLSKPGTFTVEHIALMAEEPIVFTLANPTPELFPEEIKSVRPKAIIGTGRSDFPNQVNNVLGFPFIFRGALDVQARKINMHMKKAAAIAIASLAKEPLTADLKASFGDLSYGKEYIIPIPFDKRLMIEVSAAVALGAIETGVAKVKEFDLEKYKEKLRTLIS from the coding sequence ATGAGCGTAAAAATTACAAAAAATGAAGCATTAGATTATCATAAATTCCCAAATCCTGGAAAAATATCAATTGCTACTACGACAAAATTAGAATCTCAAAGAGATTTATCTTTGGCGTATTCACCAGGTGTTGCTTATCCTTGTGAAGAAATTGCACTGAATCCTGAATTAGCATTTGAATATACATCAAAAAGAAATCTTGTAGCTGTTATTTCAAATGGAACAGCTGTTTTAGGACTTGGAAATATTGGAGCAATTGCTTCAAAACCTGTTATGGAAGGAAAAGCTGTATTATTTAAAAAATTTGCAGCTGTTGATTCATTTGATATTGAAGTAGATGAAACAAATGTAGATAAATTTTGTGAAATAGTAAAAGCTATCTCCCCAACTTTTGGGGGAATTAATCTTGAAGATATTAAATCTCCTGAATGTTTTGAAATTGAAAAAAGACTTGTAGAAGAACTTGAAATTCCTGTTATGCATGATGATCAACACGGAACAGCAATAATCACAAGTGCAGCTTTATTAAATGCTTCTGAAATGATGAATAAAAAAATTGAAGATATGAAAGTAGTTGTTGTGGGAGCTGGTGCTTCTGCTATTGCTTGTTCAACTATGTATAAAGAACTAGGTGTGAAAAATTTAATTATGTGTGATTCAAAAGGTGTAATTCATACTGGAAGAACTGATTTGAATAAATATAAATTAGATTTTGTAAGTAATACTATTACTAGCTTGGAAGATGCATTTAAAGATGCAGATATGGTTTTGGGTTTATCAAAACCAGGGACTTTTACTGTTGAACATATAGCTTTAATGGCTGAAGAACCAATTGTATTTACTCTTGCTAATCCAACGCCTGAATTATTTCCAGAAGAAATTAAATCAGTTCGTCCAAAAGCAATAATAGGAACAGGGCGTTCTGATTTTCCAAATCAAGTAAATAATGTTTTAGGTTTTCCTTTTATATTTAGAGGAGCTTTAGATGTTCAAGCAAGAAAAATAAATATGCATATGAAAAAGGCTGCTGCTATAGCAATTGCTTCTTTAGCAAAAGAACCACTTACAGCTGATTTAAAAGCTTCATTTGGTGATTTAAGTTATGGAAAAGAGTATATTATTCCAATTCCTTTTGATAAAAGATTAATGATTGAAGTATCTGCTGCTGTTGCTTTAGGTGCTATTGAAACAGGAGTTGCTAAAGTTAAAGAGTTTGATTTAGAAAAATATAAAGAAAAACTAAGAACTTTAATTAGCTAA
- the pgeF gene encoding peptidoglycan editing factor PgeF, whose product MNQIKYYFTNIEDGNLAYHVNDIKENVDKNREAVALKVGYNNEDLVYMNQVHGNNVEIVDENSSKLIDNCDGIITKSKNLPLMVMVADCIPILFFDEIQGVIAAVHAGRNSTFLKIAQITANKMINEFACDKNNIKVIMGPSIQKCCYEVNDELAQIVKTSFGEEFCKENYIDLQGINIKLLEEVGIKHINVSNICTKCSNEPFFSFRKNSKTGRFAGIIILSNS is encoded by the coding sequence ATGAATCAAATTAAATATTACTTTACAAACATAGAAGATGGAAATTTAGCATATCATGTGAATGATATAAAAGAAAATGTGGATAAAAATAGAGAAGCAGTGGCTTTAAAAGTAGGATATAACAATGAAGATTTAGTTTATATGAATCAAGTTCATGGAAATAATGTTGAAATTGTAGATGAAAATAGTTCAAAACTTATAGATAATTGTGATGGAATTATAACAAAATCAAAAAATCTACCTTTGATGGTGATGGTTGCTGATTGTATTCCAATTCTGTTTTTTGATGAAATACAAGGCGTAATAGCAGCTGTTCATGCAGGAAGAAACTCTACATTTCTGAAAATAGCACAAATTACAGCAAATAAGATGATAAATGAATTTGCTTGTGATAAAAATAATATAAAAGTAATTATGGGACCATCTATTCAAAAATGTTGTTATGAAGTAAATGATGAATTAGCACAAATTGTAAAAACTTCATTTGGAGAAGAATTTTGTAAAGAAAATTATATAGATTTGCAAGGAATAAATATAAAACTTTTAGAAGAAGTGGGAATTAAACATATAAATGTTTCAAATATTTGTACAAAGTGTTCAAATGAGCCATTTTTTTCTTTTAGAAAAAATTCTAAAACAGGACGTTTTGCAGGAATTATAATTTTATCTAATAGTTAA
- a CDS encoding class I SAM-dependent methyltransferase: MNRFDEAAKNWDNKQTSIDSSNACVENLKKHVVLKEDANILDYGCGTGFIAFALSTDKNSVLGMDYSDGMVNRFNEKVKELNFNNIKAIKHNMNEDEISKNSYDLFISSMTMHHIKDTNMFAKKAYDSLVSGAYVCINDLEKEDGTFHEKHKNDGVEHFGYEKEDVKKIFENVGFKIISCDTVYVHERNEKEYPLFNLIAQK; the protein is encoded by the coding sequence ATGAATAGATTTGATGAAGCTGCTAAAAACTGGGATAATAAACAAACAAGTATTGATAGTTCGAATGCTTGTGTAGAAAACTTAAAAAAACATGTAGTTCTAAAAGAAGATGCAAATATTTTAGACTATGGTTGTGGGACTGGATTTATAGCTTTTGCTTTAAGTACAGATAAAAATAGTGTTTTAGGAATGGATTATTCAGATGGTATGGTAAATAGGTTTAACGAGAAAGTAAAAGAGCTAAATTTCAACAATATAAAAGCTATAAAACATAATATGAATGAAGATGAAATTTCAAAAAATAGTTATGATTTATTTATCTCATCTATGACTATGCACCATATCAAAGATACAAATATGTTTGCAAAAAAAGCTTATGATTCTTTAGTAAGTGGCGCTTATGTTTGTATTAATGACTTAGAAAAAGAAGATGGAACTTTTCATGAAAAACATAAAAATGATGGAGTTGAACACTTTGGATATGAAAAAGAAGATGTAAAGAAAATCTTTGAAAATGTAGGTTTCAAAATCATTTCTTGTGATACAGTTTATGTACATGAAAGAAATGAAAAAGAGTATCCACTTTTTAATCTAATAGCTCAAAAATAA
- a CDS encoding shikimate dehydrogenase gives MTKKFAIFGNPVIHSKSPQMQNAGLKHINFDGIYEKHHLENGNEIKEIFLKNNYKGANITVPHKEFAYENADDVRGIAKEIKAVNTYILEKGKVIAYNTDAPGFLKAIESFGTIKNVLLLGAGGTAKAIALALKSKNIKVTVLNRSENKLDFFKENTINCFSWENFKPEIYDLVVNSTSAGLKDEYLPAPKEMLENIFKNASFAFDCIYGKITPFLALASENDCKIKDGEDMLLYQGVLAFELFTNTKADNSVVEMMRKGLKEE, from the coding sequence ATGACAAAAAAATTTGCAATATTTGGAAATCCTGTTATTCACTCAAAATCACCACAAATGCAAAATGCGGGATTGAAACATATAAATTTTGATGGAATTTATGAAAAACATCATTTAGAAAATGGTAATGAAATAAAAGAAATTTTTTTAAAAAACAATTATAAAGGTGCTAATATTACAGTTCCTCACAAAGAATTTGCCTATGAAAATGCAGATGATGTAAGAGGAATAGCAAAAGAAATAAAAGCTGTAAATACTTATATTTTAGAAAAGGGAAAAGTAATAGCCTATAATACAGATGCACCAGGATTTTTAAAAGCAATTGAAAGTTTCGGAACTATTAAAAATGTACTTTTACTTGGTGCTGGTGGAACAGCAAAAGCTATTGCTTTAGCGCTAAAATCAAAAAATATAAAAGTAACTGTATTAAATAGAAGTGAAAATAAGCTAGATTTTTTTAAAGAAAATACAATTAATTGTTTTTCTTGGGAAAATTTCAAACCTGAAATTTATGATTTAGTAGTAAACTCAACAAGTGCAGGATTAAAAGATGAATATTTGCCCGCTCCAAAAGAGATGCTTGAAAATATATTTAAAAATGCTTCTTTTGCTTTTGATTGTATTTATGGAAAAATTACACCTTTTTTAGCTCTTGCGAGTGAAAATGATTGCAAAATAAAAGATGGGGAAGATATGCTTTTATATCAAGGTGTCCTTGCATTTGAACTTTTTACTAATACAAAAGCCGATAATTCAGTAGTTGAAATGATGAGAAAAGGCTTAAAAGAAGAATAA
- a CDS encoding DnaB-like helicase N-terminal domain-containing protein: MDYNIKYSVECLLGIERAILSTLIADNSFDKIDESLKIIEQNDFYYQQHGVIYNTIIEMYKNDKKINENTVFLSNQQNINEQYYIDIITTTPLTSITDYLKQLKKYSYERQMMIVAAKIKEGNFSKINELQDIKEKLENIENKKDLRQIDDKFEKLISSLDLDIQKIKDKKIEYLYDNFIIKNDITMIVSRPGIGKSLISIALCNMFLYEGKIKRVMYLDGDNSELTIKTRNIHLLKEKFGSKLNYFVELSSSNLVQIISELKKKDLTDFLIVFDSIKNFIIGDRNNHKDVSDFMNVLKILRRNNSSILFLHHQNKLNKEFNSAFAGSSAFMEDISLAFELRKNEDKQTYIFMPIKDRNNISNYIAFTYNQDNTLIKVDIDYALETKEELEIRELIINFITNEEDKPIYSDILKYLTNAGFNKDKANKIIQNGKNRYWKATRIANQNNKLVFELLDSQDNSDKSKSGVSI, translated from the coding sequence ATGGATTATAACATAAAGTATAGTGTAGAGTGCTTACTTGGTATTGAAAGAGCCATATTAAGTACACTTATTGCTGATAATAGTTTTGATAAAATTGATGAAAGTTTAAAAATAATAGAACAAAATGATTTCTATTATCAACAACATGGAGTTATATATAATACCATAATTGAGATGTATAAGAATGATAAAAAGATTAATGAGAATACAGTTTTTTTATCAAATCAACAAAATATTAATGAACAATATTACATCGATATTATTACAACAACTCCTCTTACATCAATTACGGATTATTTGAAGCAATTGAAAAAGTACAGTTACGAAAGACAAATGATGATTGTAGCTGCAAAAATCAAAGAAGGTAATTTCTCAAAAATTAATGAGTTACAAGATATTAAAGAGAAGCTTGAAAATATTGAAAATAAAAAAGATTTGAGACAAATAGATGATAAATTTGAAAAATTAATTAGTAGTTTAGATTTAGATATTCAAAAAATAAAAGATAAAAAAATCGAATATCTTTACGATAATTTCATTATAAAAAATGATATTACAATGATAGTTTCAAGACCCGGTATTGGAAAATCTCTGATTTCTATAGCCTTATGTAATATGTTTTTATATGAAGGAAAAATCAAAAGAGTTATGTATCTTGACGGGGACAATTCTGAACTTACAATAAAAACTAGAAATATTCATTTGCTAAAAGAAAAATTTGGTAGTAAATTAAATTATTTTGTTGAACTATCAAGTTCAAATTTAGTTCAAATAATTTCTGAATTAAAAAAGAAAGACTTAACAGATTTTTTAATTGTTTTTGATTCTATTAAGAATTTTATAATAGGTGATAGAAATAATCATAAAGATGTAAGTGATTTTATGAATGTATTAAAAATTCTTCGTAGGAATAATTCTTCAATATTGTTTCTTCATCATCAAAATAAACTAAACAAGGAATTTAACTCAGCATTTGCAGGTAGTAGTGCGTTTATGGAAGATATATCACTTGCCTTTGAGCTTAGGAAAAATGAAGATAAACAAACATATATTTTTATGCCTATTAAGGATAGAAATAATATATCTAACTATATAGCTTTTACATATAATCAGGATAATACACTTATAAAAGTAGATATTGATTATGCATTAGAGACAAAAGAAGAGTTAGAAATTAGGGAATTAATTATTAATTTTATTACAAATGAGGAAGATAAGCCTATTTATAGCGATATTTTAAAATATCTTACTAATGCAGGATTTAATAAAGATAAGGCAAATAAAATTATACAGAATGGAAAAAATAGGTATTGGAAGGCAACGAGAATAGCTAATCAAAACAATAAGTTGGTTTTTGAACTTCTAGATAGTCAAGATAACTCTGATAAGTCTAAATCAGGAGTTTCAATATGA